One part of the Anopheles coustani chromosome 2, idAnoCousDA_361_x.2, whole genome shotgun sequence genome encodes these proteins:
- the LOC131263525 gene encoding DNA repair protein RAD51 homolog 4 has product MAATPLSSVAHPMLTEYVIKKLHKNRVSTVYSFVKIQSDQLVKISNLPTESIQDLKNFLVHRFAGCFIDAAEIVENAEGLVSTGIPSLDTLLQGGLMPGQIYELCGTSGSGKTHLCMTLAANVAFRDASSVYFIDTKCDFSATKLQHILERRHSELSERGLGHTMARIKVERILSPQLLVQTIDELAAGKHLKSESRVKLLIIDSLPSLWYLFQDSKSSCQPLGLLTKLVCSLRKLANEHSIAIVVVNLAVRMIDTMDVPNAGKRRSNGGGGYPALGRYWESVPGTRLQLSTTDESDTRMIKVWKSNYLRSGDRIEVRINDAGVG; this is encoded by the coding sequence ATGGCAGCAACTCCACTTTCCAGTGTTGCACATCCAATGCTGACGGAATATGTTATTAAAAAACTTCATAAAAATCGCGTGTCTACAGTGTATAGTTTCGTCAAGATACAATCGGATCAACTTGTTAAAATTTCCAACCTCCCCACCGAAAGCATCCAGGacttaaaaaactttttagtcCATCGTTTTGCCGGTTGCTTCATTGATGCAGCAGAAATCGTAGAGAATGCGGAAGGTCTCGTGAGTACAGGAATTCCGTCGCTGGACACATTGCTCCAAGGCGGCTTGATGCCAGGGCAGATATACGAGCTGTGCGGTACGTCGGGCAGTGGAAAAACGCATCTCTGCATGACACTGGCTGCTAATGTAGCATTTCGAGATGCATCCTCGGTGTACTTCATCGATACGAAATGCGATTTTTCCGCAACCAAGCTGCAGCACATTTTGGAAAGACGACACAGTGAACTTTCTGAGCGGGGTTTGGGTCACACCATGGCCCGGATAAAAGTGGAACGGATACTGTCCCCCCAGTTATTGGTGCAAACTATCGACGAGCTTGCGGCAGGGAAGCATTTAAAGAGCGAATCGAGGGTAAAACTACTCATTATCGATTCCCTACCCTCGCTGTGGTACCTGTTCCAAGATTCTAAAAGCTCCTGCCAACCGCTGGGACTGTTAACCAAACTCGTCTGCTCCTTGCGCAAGTTGGCCAACGAACACTCAATCGCGATAGTTGTTGTCAACCTGGCCGTACGAATGATTGACACAATGGATGTACCAAACGCCGGCAAACGTAGATCAAATGGTGGAGGTGGTTATCCAGCTTTGGGTCGCTACTGGGAAAGTGTTCCCGGAACGAGACTGCAACTGTCCACGACGGACGAGTCGGATACACGGATGATAAAAGTGTGGAAAAGTAACTACCTTCGATCAGGCGACAGAATCGAAGTTCGGATAAATGATGCCGGCGTTGGGTGA
- the LOC131263532 gene encoding zinc finger CCCH domain-containing protein 6 yields MFSLVADYGDSEESSSSDTSDDSSEKLETKPDSPSTSPHDTKVNQSMPLPSASAMLQSGPSRVLPGSVFSNPFREAEEAKLASLEKHVKMVDPEANAAEQKRKVCWSYKKGRCRFGSKCNFAHDSDLILRKELATGTSENEQDLPCLEDVPITVPKTVPPNKKKRPGLSRELVPPKKVLKMYHKEKYGMLK; encoded by the exons ATGTTTTCGTTGGTAGCAGACTACGGTGACAGTGAGGAATCTTCCTCTTCCGACACATCGGACGATTCCAGCGAAAAACTAGAAACAAAACCCGACAGTCCATCAACTTCTCCCCATGATAC aAAAGTTAATCAATCCATGCCCCTACCGAGTGCCAGCGCTATGCTCCAGTCCGGTCCGAGTCGTGTCTTGCCAGGAAGCGTTTTTAGCAATCCGTTTCGTGAAGCCGAAGAAGCCAAACTTGCCAGCTTGGAGAAGCATGTGAAGATGGTCGATCCGGAGGCAAATGCGGCCGAACAAAAGCGGAAGGTGTGCTGGAGCTACAAGAAGGGTCGATGTCGGTTCGGTAGTAAATGCAACTTTGCGCATGACTCGGATTTAATTCTTCGCAAAGAACTTGCCACCGGTACTAGTGAAAACGAGCAGGACCTACCGTGTTTAGAAGACGTTCCAATTACCGTACCAAAAACGGTACCaccgaacaagaaaaagcgaccGGGATTGAGTCGGGAGCTGGTACCACCGAAAAAGGTTCTGAAGATGTACcataaggaaaaatacggGATGCTTAAGTAG
- the LOC131263526 gene encoding deoxyribonuclease TATDN1 isoform X1 yields MRRLITTRAIKMMKIIDIGANLTDPMYQGIYNGTAKHEPDLSHVLKRGWAGGLDKIIVTVGTLSDCEPTFEIVKNDDRLFATVGCHPTRCGEFVADPEVYFASLCQQIEQHREKVVAIGECGLDYDRLHFCEKEIQQKYFEKQLELAEKFNLPLFLHCRNAHDDFAEILLRNLDKIPKRGVVHTFDGTLEAAEALISAGFYIGINGCSLKTEENLTVVAKIPDQWIMVETDSPWCEIRPSHAGSKHVKTKYPAVKKKEKWEPESLIAGRCEPVMISHVLEVLSGIKGKPIVELADQYYTNTMKMFFPKQIE; encoded by the exons ATGCGAAGATTAATAACAACTCGCGCGATTaagatgatgaaaataattg ATATTGGTGCAAACTTAACTGATCCTATGTACCAAGGCATTTACAATGGTACCGCGAAACATGAGCCCGATCTATCGCATGTGCTGAAACGTGGCTGGGCCGGCGGATTGGACAAAATCATCGTCACGGTTGGCACACTTTCTGATTGTGAACCAACGTTCGAAATCGTTAAGAATGATG ACAGGCTATTCGCCACGGTTGGATGCCACCCGACCCGGTGTGGAGAATTCGTCGCGGATCCGGAAGTATATTTTGCTTCACTCTGCCAGCAAATAGAGCAGCATCGTGAAAAAGTAGTGGCAATTGGAGAATGTGGTTTAGATTACGATCGTTTGCACTTCTGTGAAAAGGAGATCCAGCAGAAGTACTTCGAAAAGCAGCTGGAGTTGGCTGAGAAGTTTAATTTGCCTTTGTTCCTACACTGCCGAAATGCTCATGATGATTTTGCAGAGATACTGCTACGTAATCTGGACAAAATTCCCAAACGTGGTGTGGTGCACACGTTCGATGGAACCCTCGAAGCGGCCGAAGCATTGATTTCCGCAGGATTTTACATCGGTATCAATGGCTGTTCACTCAAAACGGAGGAAAATCTGACTGTGGTAGCGAAAATACCTGACCAGTGGATCATGGTTGAAACGGACAGTCCATGGTGTGAAATACGGCCGTCGCATGCAGGGTCGAAACACGTGAAAACTAAATATCCTGCcgtgaagaagaaagaaaagtgggAACCAGAATCGCTCATTGCCGGTCGTTGCGAACCGGTCATGATAAG CCATGTTCTGGAAGTGCTATCGGGCATCAAGGGAAAACCAATTGTAGAGCTTGCTGATCAGTACTATACCAACactatgaaaatgttttttcctaaacaaattgaataa
- the LOC131263526 gene encoding deoxyribonuclease TATDN1 isoform X2, giving the protein MYQGIYNGTAKHEPDLSHVLKRGWAGGLDKIIVTVGTLSDCEPTFEIVKNDDRLFATVGCHPTRCGEFVADPEVYFASLCQQIEQHREKVVAIGECGLDYDRLHFCEKEIQQKYFEKQLELAEKFNLPLFLHCRNAHDDFAEILLRNLDKIPKRGVVHTFDGTLEAAEALISAGFYIGINGCSLKTEENLTVVAKIPDQWIMVETDSPWCEIRPSHAGSKHVKTKYPAVKKKEKWEPESLIAGRCEPVMISHVLEVLSGIKGKPIVELADQYYTNTMKMFFPKQIE; this is encoded by the exons ATGTACCAAGGCATTTACAATGGTACCGCGAAACATGAGCCCGATCTATCGCATGTGCTGAAACGTGGCTGGGCCGGCGGATTGGACAAAATCATCGTCACGGTTGGCACACTTTCTGATTGTGAACCAACGTTCGAAATCGTTAAGAATGATG ACAGGCTATTCGCCACGGTTGGATGCCACCCGACCCGGTGTGGAGAATTCGTCGCGGATCCGGAAGTATATTTTGCTTCACTCTGCCAGCAAATAGAGCAGCATCGTGAAAAAGTAGTGGCAATTGGAGAATGTGGTTTAGATTACGATCGTTTGCACTTCTGTGAAAAGGAGATCCAGCAGAAGTACTTCGAAAAGCAGCTGGAGTTGGCTGAGAAGTTTAATTTGCCTTTGTTCCTACACTGCCGAAATGCTCATGATGATTTTGCAGAGATACTGCTACGTAATCTGGACAAAATTCCCAAACGTGGTGTGGTGCACACGTTCGATGGAACCCTCGAAGCGGCCGAAGCATTGATTTCCGCAGGATTTTACATCGGTATCAATGGCTGTTCACTCAAAACGGAGGAAAATCTGACTGTGGTAGCGAAAATACCTGACCAGTGGATCATGGTTGAAACGGACAGTCCATGGTGTGAAATACGGCCGTCGCATGCAGGGTCGAAACACGTGAAAACTAAATATCCTGCcgtgaagaagaaagaaaagtgggAACCAGAATCGCTCATTGCCGGTCGTTGCGAACCGGTCATGATAAG CCATGTTCTGGAAGTGCTATCGGGCATCAAGGGAAAACCAATTGTAGAGCTTGCTGATCAGTACTATACCAACactatgaaaatgttttttcctaaacaaattgaataa